A stretch of Deltaproteobacteria bacterium DNA encodes these proteins:
- a CDS encoding TusE/DsrC/DsvC family sulfur relay protein: MPALQVNGSTVNVNDEGFLVNPADWTEEVAAELARLENIQLTDAHWAVIQFCRKDFEDTGKSPGVRRITKVGGIPTKDMYSLFAGGPGKLAAKISGLAKPTGCL; encoded by the coding sequence ATGCCCGCGCTGCAGGTCAACGGAAGCACCGTGAACGTGAACGACGAGGGCTTCCTCGTGAACCCCGCCGACTGGACCGAGGAGGTCGCCGCCGAGCTGGCCCGCCTCGAGAACATCCAGCTCACCGACGCCCACTGGGCCGTCATCCAGTTCTGCCGCAAGGACTTCGAGGACACCGGCAAGTCCCCGGGCGTGCGCCGCATCACCAAGGTCGGCGGCATCCCCACCAAGGACATGTACAGCCTCTTCGCCGGCGGCCCCGGCAAGCTGGCCGCCAAGATCTCCGGCCTCGCCAAGCCCACCGGCTGCCTCTAG
- a CDS encoding lysophospholipid acyltransferase family protein — MGDLPRPTAEQLSTLRGFERVAFGIADTVNRRPLLKRASHTFLRTVGATWVHLATRNLLQVNGLSHLQALRPEGGVLLVCNHRSFFDLYVVASVLLRRTDWVREMFFPVRGDYFYQRPDGVVVNALMSAMAMYPPVMRQGRQHDFNRFTSDALGRLLRRPGTVVGVHPEGTRNKTGDPYTLLPAQPGVGQMAHQSRATVLPVWILGLGNRIVEQIRTNFADEASRHAATITLVFGEPVELSAFHDRPARLRTYKELADHLREMLMALGEEERRLRAEAGLPELGPPR, encoded by the coding sequence ATGGGCGATCTCCCCCGTCCCACCGCCGAGCAGCTGTCGACCCTCCGGGGCTTCGAGCGCGTGGCCTTCGGGATCGCCGACACCGTGAACCGGCGGCCGCTGCTCAAGCGGGCGAGCCACACCTTCCTGCGCACCGTCGGGGCGACCTGGGTGCACCTCGCGACCCGCAACCTCCTCCAGGTCAATGGCCTCTCGCACCTCCAGGCCCTGCGGCCGGAGGGGGGCGTGCTCCTGGTCTGCAACCACCGCTCCTTCTTCGACCTCTACGTGGTCGCGAGCGTCCTCCTGCGCCGCACCGACTGGGTCCGGGAGATGTTCTTCCCGGTGCGCGGCGACTACTTCTACCAGCGCCCGGACGGAGTGGTGGTCAACGCCCTGATGAGCGCGATGGCGATGTACCCGCCGGTGATGCGTCAGGGCCGGCAGCACGACTTCAACCGCTTCACCTCCGACGCCCTCGGCCGGCTCCTGCGGCGGCCGGGCACGGTGGTCGGCGTCCACCCCGAGGGCACGCGCAACAAGACCGGGGATCCCTACACCCTCCTGCCGGCGCAGCCCGGCGTCGGGCAGATGGCCCACCAGAGCCGGGCCACCGTCCTGCCGGTCTGGATCCTCGGGCTGGGCAACCGGATCGTCGAGCAGATCCGCACGAACTTCGCCGACGAGGCTTCCCGCCACGCCGCCACGATCACCCTCGTCTTCGGGGAGCCCGTGGAGCTCTCGGCCTTCCACGATCGGCCCGCCCGGCTGCGCACCTACAAGGAGCTCGCCGACCACCTGCGGGAGATGTTGATGGCCCTCGGAGAAGAGGAGCGGCGGCTGCGCGCCGAGGCCGGGCTGCCCGAGCTCGGCCCTCCACGCTAG
- a CDS encoding FAD/NAD(P)-binding oxidoreductase, whose amino-acid sequence MKKILILGAGTAGTMMANKLRGRLDRDEWQITLIDQSPWHYYQPGFLFVPFGIYSPGENKKLKADFLPPGVDFRIATLDVIEPDQKRVRLVEKSEYVSYDILIIATGTRIEPGETEGLLGEGWRQDIFDFYTPDGSAALAQKLRSFEGGKLVLNVAEMPIKCPVAPLEFLFLADWYFHTQGIRDKVDLVYATPLDAAFTKPRAAALLSGLLEQKNIEVVTDFNISEVDSGAKKIASFDGKEIDYDLFVTIPVNMGDAVMERSGMGDELNYVPTDKHTLAALDHPDVFVLGDATNLPSSKAGSVAHFQAEVLTENVLRQIEGQSLLPDFDGHANCFIESGFGKALLIDFNYETEPLPGKFPLPGVGPFSLLSESRMNHWGKMMFRWIYWNQLIRGSELPIEAQMLMAGKKAA is encoded by the coding sequence GTGAAGAAGATCCTCATCCTCGGCGCGGGCACCGCCGGAACCATGATGGCGAACAAGCTCCGCGGACGCCTCGACCGCGACGAGTGGCAGATCACGCTCATCGACCAGAGCCCCTGGCACTACTACCAGCCGGGCTTCCTCTTCGTGCCCTTCGGCATCTACTCCCCCGGCGAGAACAAGAAGCTGAAGGCCGACTTCCTGCCCCCCGGCGTCGACTTCCGCATCGCCACCCTCGACGTCATCGAGCCGGACCAGAAGCGGGTGCGGCTGGTCGAGAAGAGCGAGTACGTCTCCTACGACATCCTCATCATCGCCACCGGCACGCGCATCGAGCCGGGCGAGACCGAGGGGCTGCTGGGTGAGGGCTGGCGCCAGGACATCTTCGACTTCTACACCCCGGACGGCTCGGCCGCCCTGGCCCAGAAGCTGCGCTCCTTCGAGGGCGGCAAGCTGGTGCTGAACGTCGCCGAGATGCCCATCAAGTGCCCGGTCGCCCCGCTGGAGTTCCTCTTCCTGGCCGACTGGTACTTCCACACCCAGGGCATCCGGGACAAGGTCGACCTCGTCTACGCGACCCCGCTGGACGCGGCCTTCACCAAGCCCCGGGCCGCCGCGCTCCTCTCCGGCCTCCTCGAGCAGAAGAACATCGAGGTCGTCACCGACTTCAACATCTCCGAGGTCGACAGCGGCGCGAAGAAGATCGCCTCCTTCGACGGCAAGGAGATCGACTACGACCTCTTCGTCACCATCCCGGTGAACATGGGCGACGCGGTGATGGAGCGCTCGGGGATGGGCGACGAGCTCAACTACGTCCCCACCGACAAGCACACCCTGGCCGCCCTCGACCACCCGGACGTCTTCGTCCTCGGTGACGCGACCAACCTGCCCTCCTCCAAGGCCGGCTCGGTGGCCCACTTCCAGGCCGAGGTCCTCACCGAGAACGTGCTGCGGCAGATCGAGGGCCAGAGCCTGCTGCCCGACTTCGACGGTCACGCCAACTGCTTCATCGAGTCGGGCTTCGGGAAGGCCCTGCTCATCGACTTCAACTACGAGACCGAGCCGCTGCCCGGGAAGTTCCCCCTGCCGGGCGTGGGCCCCTTCAGCCTGCTCTCCGAGAGCCGGATGAACCACTGGGGCAAGATGATGTTCCGCTGGATCTACTGGAACCAGCTCATCCGCGGCTCCGAGCTCCCCATCGAGGCCCAGATGCTGATGGCCGGAAAGAAGGCGGCCTGA
- a CDS encoding aspartyl protease family protein has translation MTESGPRCSAHPEATAAMLCDSCDAPICDLCTTAVGYQTVCRPCRKKLAARATVKRAVFGLLILGMIGAGIAAGVYYAATYVPPFDHGKEGPEIRKLQARLKAEPCDRRAIIDLGEAMNRVGDYRGALNASRSFLEACGEYPRLRWVTYTAHKYLSEWDEAAAEATVLIEDVPDDKDYRWWRGVALERKGDLEGAVRDYRQAIALVPGLDGIPFNLANVLEKQQKPCEAALPLEQFLHYHPDVQNAVMIRGRISRLRGEGECGAATGEGRATVRFDPARRIIPATVALGQGVEAKVIIDTGASLVAITPQVAADLALRLDDAPTMRLHTAGGVKEGRHVWLPEVSLDGLTARRVEAVVMETLPEDLDGILGLSFLSRFDFQADRSAGILTLSVAGAGEASTKESAPPTPPIRKGQRGAKKR, from the coding sequence ATGACGGAATCAGGACCGAGGTGCAGCGCCCACCCCGAGGCGACCGCGGCGATGCTCTGCGACAGCTGCGACGCTCCCATCTGCGACCTCTGCACGACCGCCGTCGGCTACCAGACGGTCTGCCGGCCCTGCCGCAAGAAGCTGGCGGCGCGCGCCACCGTGAAGCGGGCCGTCTTCGGCCTCCTGATCCTGGGGATGATCGGCGCGGGGATCGCGGCAGGGGTCTACTACGCCGCGACGTACGTGCCGCCCTTCGACCACGGCAAGGAGGGCCCCGAGATCCGCAAGCTCCAGGCCCGGCTGAAGGCCGAGCCCTGTGACCGGCGGGCGATCATCGACCTGGGCGAGGCGATGAACCGCGTCGGAGACTACCGGGGAGCGCTGAATGCCTCGCGGTCCTTCCTGGAGGCCTGCGGGGAGTACCCCCGTCTGCGCTGGGTGACCTACACCGCGCACAAGTACCTCTCGGAGTGGGACGAGGCCGCCGCCGAGGCGACGGTGCTGATCGAGGACGTGCCCGACGACAAGGACTACCGCTGGTGGCGCGGCGTGGCCCTGGAGCGGAAGGGCGACCTCGAGGGGGCGGTGCGCGACTACCGCCAGGCCATCGCCCTGGTGCCCGGCCTCGACGGCATCCCCTTCAACCTCGCCAACGTCCTGGAGAAGCAGCAGAAGCCCTGCGAGGCTGCGCTGCCCCTGGAGCAGTTCCTCCACTACCACCCGGACGTGCAGAACGCCGTGATGATCCGCGGGCGGATCAGCCGCCTGCGGGGCGAGGGGGAGTGCGGCGCGGCCACCGGGGAGGGCCGGGCGACCGTGCGCTTCGACCCGGCCCGGCGGATCATCCCGGCCACCGTGGCGCTCGGGCAGGGGGTGGAGGCGAAGGTGATCATCGACACCGGCGCGAGCCTGGTGGCCATCACCCCGCAGGTGGCGGCCGATCTGGCCCTCCGCCTGGACGACGCCCCCACGATGCGCCTCCACACCGCCGGGGGAGTGAAGGAGGGCCGCCACGTCTGGCTGCCCGAGGTCAGCCTCGATGGCCTCACCGCCCGCCGGGTCGAGGCGGTGGTGATGGAGACCCTCCCCGAGGATCTCGACGGCATCCTCGGGCTCTCCTTCCTCTCCCGCTTCGACTTCCAGGCCGACCGCAGCGCGGGGATCCTCACCCTCTCGGTGGCCGGCGCCGGCGAGGCGTCCACGAAAGAGAGCGCCCCGCCGACCCCTCCGATCCGGAAGGGCCAGCGGGGCGCGAAGAAGCGCTGA
- a CDS encoding agmatine deiminase family protein, producing MRPLRLLALAALLVAGHLGWNVHRALALREESGVLMPAAGGALEQLELQFSGLGAERFLEVYAQLVPALDPGTEVVVTVEGPADEARFAAAFRGWFPRGAARPALRFVHTGRPITSWARDRLAVIGGSGGEPLTLLAPPAPMVGPAQRVHDWVVPWTLADRLPGPPRIRAAAFRFEGGDLIADASHVFVATPLFERNPGLAREGKLLARVEAATGLRALRVDAPGAPSPDHHIGMFVTPLGEGRVAVADPLLGLELLEAAGLLRDDLRLEIGGHLLTLDVSAERLARFATVARRLEEEGLEVIPLPALPTTSRYVIASWNNALMERRGGRLQIYLPTYGLPALDDHAAAVLEAAGARVHPIRVDRLFRLGGSVRCLTAPLRRGA from the coding sequence GTGCGCCCTCTCCGCCTGCTGGCCCTCGCCGCCCTCCTCGTCGCCGGGCACCTCGGCTGGAACGTCCACCGGGCGCTGGCCCTGCGCGAGGAGAGCGGCGTCCTGATGCCGGCGGCGGGCGGGGCGCTCGAGCAGCTCGAGCTCCAGTTCTCGGGGCTCGGCGCGGAGCGCTTCCTCGAGGTCTACGCGCAGCTCGTCCCGGCCCTCGATCCAGGCACCGAGGTGGTGGTCACCGTCGAGGGCCCGGCGGACGAGGCCCGCTTCGCCGCGGCCTTCCGGGGCTGGTTCCCGCGCGGCGCTGCGCGGCCGGCGCTGCGCTTCGTCCACACCGGCCGCCCGATCACCTCCTGGGCCCGGGACCGGCTGGCCGTGATCGGCGGCAGCGGCGGCGAGCCCCTCACCCTCCTCGCGCCGCCCGCACCGATGGTCGGCCCGGCCCAGCGAGTGCACGACTGGGTCGTGCCCTGGACCCTCGCCGATCGGCTGCCCGGCCCGCCGAGGATCCGGGCGGCCGCCTTCCGCTTCGAGGGCGGCGATCTGATCGCCGACGCCTCGCACGTCTTTGTCGCCACGCCCCTCTTCGAGCGGAACCCCGGCCTCGCCCGAGAGGGGAAGCTGCTGGCCCGGGTCGAGGCGGCGACCGGCCTGCGGGCCCTGCGGGTGGACGCCCCCGGCGCCCCCTCGCCGGATCACCACATCGGGATGTTCGTGACCCCGCTGGGCGAGGGGAGGGTCGCGGTGGCCGACCCGCTGCTCGGCCTCGAGCTGCTCGAGGCGGCGGGCCTGCTGCGCGACGATCTGCGCCTGGAGATCGGCGGGCACCTCCTCACCCTCGACGTCTCCGCCGAGCGCCTGGCGCGCTTCGCCACCGTCGCCCGGAGGCTGGAGGAGGAGGGGCTCGAGGTGATCCCCCTGCCCGCCCTGCCCACCACCAGCCGCTACGTGATCGCCAGCTGGAACAACGCCCTGATGGAGCGCCGCGGCGGTCGGCTGCAGATCTACCTGCCCACCTACGGCCTGCCCGCCCTCGACGACCACGCCGCGGCCGTGCTCGAGGCCGCCGGCGCCCGCGTCCACCCCATCCGGGTCGATCGCCTCTTCCGCCTCGGCGGCAGCGTCCGCTGCCTCACCGCCCCCCTGCGGCGGGGCGCCTGA
- a CDS encoding sigma 54-interacting transcriptional regulator, with protein MAATEGNLSLTMASAALDALTRPEGETFHLLQTIADHLTEGVIVVDAERNLLVFNRRAEAITGFKRDEVLGRHCLTGIKCTRCLESCGVFERGHIAGVPLELFRADGSLAHITKTATTLRDTTGKVVGAFEILREIDADGAPLEEGAGGAASNPWEGATGLMETLGRSLLVLDHELVIRRVSPTFEELVGGSEASVVGRRAAEVLGEELFGEGAAFREALLAGEKREGWRANIAAADGSLYPVSVTAAPLQDDVSCGALPASEGRVLVVLRPETAGEREANATRSAVTFEGMVARSPAMHRVFALIDHLRDSDASVAISGESGTGKELVARAIHARSLRANEPFVAVNCGALPHDLLESELFGHAKGAFTGAVRDKPGRFEAAGKGTIFLDEIGDLPLPLQVKLLRVLQERTYERVGENQTRRFEGRVVSATHVDLAAEVAAGRFREDLFYRLNVVPLTLPPLRDRPEDVELLIGELMARIGLRRSRSLRLSPGAMRTLLSCSWPGNVRQLENALEYAHAVCDGQTIHREDLPAEIGRESPELSGVFQVPTFAAQAPVPLPAAGPAVDVPPPALRSAAPEVTAPVQPAAGGPARWPSREALVAALEQARFRRSEAARILGVSRTTLWRRMREYGLA; from the coding sequence ATGGCTGCAACAGAAGGAAACCTCTCCCTGACCATGGCGAGCGCCGCCCTCGACGCCCTCACCCGGCCCGAGGGAGAGACCTTCCACCTCCTCCAGACCATCGCCGACCACCTCACGGAGGGCGTGATCGTGGTGGACGCGGAGCGCAACCTGCTGGTCTTCAACCGGCGGGCCGAGGCCATCACCGGCTTCAAGCGGGACGAGGTCCTCGGCCGCCACTGCCTCACCGGCATCAAGTGCACCCGCTGCCTCGAGTCCTGCGGGGTCTTCGAGCGCGGCCACATCGCCGGGGTCCCCCTCGAGCTCTTCCGCGCCGACGGCTCGCTGGCCCACATCACCAAGACGGCGACCACCCTGCGCGACACCACGGGCAAGGTGGTCGGGGCCTTCGAGATCCTCCGGGAGATCGACGCGGACGGCGCCCCGCTGGAGGAGGGGGCCGGCGGAGCGGCCTCGAACCCCTGGGAGGGCGCGACGGGCCTGATGGAGACCCTCGGCCGCAGCCTCCTGGTCCTGGATCACGAGCTGGTCATCCGGCGGGTCTCGCCGACCTTCGAGGAGCTGGTCGGTGGCAGCGAGGCCTCGGTGGTCGGCCGCCGCGCCGCGGAGGTGCTGGGCGAGGAGCTCTTCGGCGAGGGGGCGGCCTTCCGCGAGGCCCTGCTCGCGGGCGAGAAGCGCGAGGGCTGGCGGGCGAACATCGCCGCGGCCGACGGGAGCCTCTATCCGGTCTCGGTCACCGCCGCGCCCCTGCAGGACGACGTCTCCTGCGGCGCGCTGCCCGCCTCGGAGGGCCGGGTGCTGGTGGTCCTGCGGCCCGAGACGGCGGGCGAGCGGGAGGCCAACGCCACCCGCAGCGCGGTGACCTTCGAGGGGATGGTGGCGCGCTCACCGGCCATGCACCGGGTCTTCGCGCTCATCGATCACCTGAGAGACTCCGACGCCTCGGTGGCGATCTCCGGCGAGAGCGGCACCGGCAAGGAGCTGGTCGCCCGGGCCATCCACGCCCGCTCCCTGCGCGCCAACGAGCCCTTCGTCGCGGTGAACTGCGGGGCGCTGCCCCATGACCTGCTCGAGAGCGAGCTCTTCGGCCACGCGAAGGGCGCCTTCACCGGCGCGGTGCGGGACAAGCCCGGGCGCTTCGAGGCCGCCGGCAAGGGGACCATCTTCCTGGACGAGATCGGCGACCTGCCGCTGCCGCTCCAGGTGAAGCTGCTGCGGGTGCTGCAGGAGCGGACCTACGAGCGGGTGGGCGAGAACCAGACCCGCCGCTTCGAGGGGAGGGTGGTCTCGGCCACCCACGTGGACCTCGCCGCCGAGGTGGCGGCGGGCCGCTTCCGGGAGGACCTCTTCTACCGGCTCAACGTCGTGCCCCTCACGCTGCCGCCGCTGCGGGACCGCCCCGAGGACGTCGAGCTGCTCATCGGTGAGCTCATGGCGCGCATCGGCCTGCGCCGCTCGCGCTCCCTGCGCCTCTCGCCGGGAGCGATGCGGACCCTCCTCTCCTGCTCCTGGCCGGGCAACGTCCGGCAGCTGGAGAACGCCCTCGAGTATGCCCACGCGGTCTGCGACGGGCAGACCATCCACCGCGAGGATCTGCCGGCGGAGATCGGCCGGGAGAGCCCCGAGCTCAGCGGCGTCTTCCAGGTCCCCACCTTCGCAGCCCAGGCGCCGGTCCCGCTCCCCGCGGCCGGGCCGGCGGTCGACGTGCCGCCGCCCGCGCTCCGGAGCGCGGCGCCCGAGGTGACCGCCCCGGTTCAACCGGCGGCGGGCGGCCCGGCCCGCTGGCCCTCCCGGGAGGCGCTCGTCGCGGCCCTCGAGCAGGCGCGCTTCCGCCGCAGCGAGGCCGCCCGGATCCTCGGCGTCAGCCGCACCACCCTCTGGCGGCGGATGCGGGAGTACGGGCTGGCCTAG
- a CDS encoding metallophosphoesterase, which yields MSHTFVVSDLHLSDAQELDPDRPLWKRFKGRDLFIDESFCRFLDHIDELAGDEEAELILNGDVFDYDSVTKLPENPEFTIWWLERARGLAPEEQKSLFKMQVILRDHETFVAGLQKWVLAGRRLIFVIGNHDIELHWPKVQQAIRDALEIPDELQEQIVFCEWFYVSGGDTLVEHGNQYDSYCVCPNPIHPTIHVRGVDRMRLPFGNIAGKFMLNGMGLFNPHVESSFIKSLSEYVVFFVRYQLRIQPLLAWSWFWTAMFTLWTTVTEGFLPALRDPFTMEDRVDEVARKSKSTPRVVRGLQALRVHPAHFSPLKLARELWLDRAILLGLLMLGTFQLFSFLNVFVNLSLWWWVLFFVVALPPFIFYARGVNSDVTNYQRQLKARLPQTAKLAGVKRLVLGHTHRERQVVEDELEVLNTGTWSPAYRDVECTIPFGRKCFAWLRPHPTKQGERVAELHEWLDAEGTAQLYGEPARRMAALPPAREGAAESAA from the coding sequence ATGTCCCACACCTTCGTCGTCAGCGACCTGCACCTCTCGGACGCCCAGGAGCTCGACCCGGACCGCCCGCTCTGGAAGCGCTTCAAGGGCCGGGATCTCTTCATCGACGAGAGCTTCTGCCGCTTCCTCGACCACATCGACGAGCTGGCCGGCGACGAGGAGGCCGAGCTGATCCTCAACGGGGACGTCTTCGACTACGACTCGGTGACGAAGCTCCCCGAGAACCCGGAGTTCACCATCTGGTGGCTGGAGCGCGCGCGGGGGCTGGCGCCGGAGGAGCAGAAGAGCCTCTTCAAGATGCAGGTGATCCTCCGCGACCACGAGACCTTCGTCGCGGGCCTCCAGAAGTGGGTGCTCGCCGGTCGTCGGCTGATCTTCGTCATCGGCAACCACGACATCGAGCTGCACTGGCCGAAGGTGCAGCAGGCCATCCGGGACGCCCTCGAGATCCCCGACGAGCTGCAGGAGCAGATCGTCTTCTGCGAGTGGTTCTACGTCAGCGGCGGGGACACCCTCGTCGAGCACGGCAACCAGTACGACAGCTACTGCGTCTGCCCGAACCCGATCCACCCGACCATCCACGTGCGCGGCGTCGACCGGATGCGGCTGCCCTTCGGCAACATCGCCGGGAAGTTCATGCTCAACGGCATGGGGCTCTTCAACCCCCACGTCGAGTCGAGCTTCATCAAGTCGCTCTCGGAGTACGTGGTCTTCTTCGTCCGCTACCAGCTGCGCATCCAGCCCCTGCTGGCCTGGAGCTGGTTCTGGACCGCGATGTTCACCCTCTGGACCACGGTGACCGAGGGCTTCCTCCCGGCCCTGCGCGATCCCTTCACCATGGAGGACCGGGTCGACGAGGTCGCCCGCAAGTCCAAGAGCACCCCCCGGGTGGTGCGCGGGCTCCAGGCCCTGCGGGTGCACCCGGCGCACTTCAGCCCGCTGAAGCTGGCCCGCGAGCTCTGGCTCGACCGGGCGATCCTCCTGGGCCTGCTCATGCTGGGCACCTTCCAGCTCTTCTCCTTCCTCAACGTCTTCGTGAACCTCTCGCTCTGGTGGTGGGTGCTCTTCTTCGTGGTGGCCCTCCCGCCCTTCATCTTCTACGCGCGGGGGGTCAACTCGGACGTGACCAACTACCAGCGCCAGCTGAAGGCCCGCCTGCCTCAGACCGCGAAGCTGGCGGGGGTGAAGCGCCTCGTCCTGGGTCACACCCACCGGGAGCGGCAGGTGGTCGAGGACGAGCTCGAGGTGCTCAACACCGGCACCTGGTCCCCGGCCTACCGGGACGTCGAGTGCACCATCCCCTTCGGCCGCAAGTGCTTCGCCTGGCTGCGACCCCACCCCACGAAACAGGGGGAGCGCGTCGCCGAGCTGCACGAGTGGCTGGACGCGGAGGGCACCGCGCAGCTCTACGGCGAGCCGGCCCGGCGGATGGCCGCCCTGCCGCCGGCCCGCGAGGGCGCCGCCGAGAGCGCCGCCTAG
- a CDS encoding DUF1641 domain-containing protein, translated as MATAHAKIVNDVVPIEARMADQMMEMNRKLDILTEQMGHLYRRTVALEELKDELMRIAKDGMAALTVELAAIEHEFNAEEIQHLLRKALRATPRLIRLLDMLESVDGLVSEIEPLGKEVMKDLVCKLHTAEEKGYFRLAEGGLQLVDRIAGHYTQDDIDRLSDNIVFILDTVKRMTQPEMLAALNQTLEVIDHPESSSKPLGLFGLLGAMRDPQVQAGLGVMIAILRQAAPTPGTPALPSHN; from the coding sequence ATGGCGACCGCACACGCCAAGATCGTCAACGACGTCGTCCCCATCGAGGCCCGGATGGCCGATCAGATGATGGAGATGAACCGGAAGCTCGACATCCTCACCGAGCAGATGGGGCACCTCTACCGGCGCACCGTCGCCCTCGAGGAGCTCAAGGACGAGCTGATGCGGATCGCCAAGGACGGCATGGCCGCCCTGACCGTGGAGCTCGCAGCAATCGAGCACGAGTTCAACGCCGAGGAGATCCAGCACCTCCTGCGAAAGGCCCTGCGGGCGACCCCGCGCCTCATCCGCCTCCTCGACATGCTCGAGAGCGTGGACGGCCTCGTGAGCGAGATCGAGCCGCTCGGCAAGGAGGTCATGAAGGACCTCGTCTGCAAGCTGCACACGGCCGAGGAGAAGGGCTACTTCCGCCTCGCCGAGGGCGGCCTCCAGCTCGTGGACCGCATCGCCGGCCACTACACCCAGGACGACATCGACAGGCTCTCGGACAACATCGTCTTCATCCTCGACACGGTGAAGCGGATGACCCAGCCCGAGATGCTGGCCGCCCTGAACCAGACCCTCGAGGTCATCGACCACCCCGAGTCGTCCAGCAAGCCCCTGGGCCTCTTCGGTCTCCTCGGCGCCATGCGCGACCCGCAGGTCCAGGCCGGCCTCGGCGTCATGATCGCCATCCTTCGCCAGGCGGCCCCCACCCCTGGCACCCCCGCCCTCCCCTCTCACAACTGA
- a CDS encoding YceI family protein, whose protein sequence is MKKLIPSLLALTLLALPSLASASTWQVDAAHATVGFEVSHLMISKVRGSFDEVQATLELDEKNLANSKVKATIAASSIDTGNEKRDGHLKSGDFFDVAAHPALTFESTKVKKAGKNKLKVTGNLTIKGVSKPVTLDVTYTDAVKSPFAPIRIRGFTATTTIDRTDWGLTWNKALETGGVLVGEEIAITLSLEFQEEAEAKTASR, encoded by the coding sequence ATGAAGAAGCTCATCCCCTCCCTCCTCGCCCTCACCCTCCTCGCCCTCCCCTCCCTCGCCTCCGCCTCCACCTGGCAGGTCGACGCCGCCCACGCCACGGTGGGCTTCGAAGTCAGCCACCTGATGATCTCCAAGGTCCGGGGCAGCTTCGACGAGGTGCAGGCCACCCTCGAGCTCGACGAGAAGAACCTCGCCAACTCGAAGGTGAAGGCCACCATCGCCGCGAGCAGCATCGACACCGGCAACGAGAAGCGCGACGGCCACCTCAAGAGCGGTGACTTCTTCGACGTGGCGGCCCACCCCGCCCTGACCTTCGAGTCGACCAAGGTGAAGAAGGCCGGCAAGAACAAGCTGAAGGTCACCGGCAACCTCACCATCAAGGGCGTCTCGAAGCCGGTCACCCTCGACGTGACCTACACCGACGCGGTGAAGAGCCCCTTCGCGCCGATCCGCATCCGCGGCTTCACCGCCACCACCACGATCGACCGCACCGACTGGGGCCTGACCTGGAACAAGGCCCTCGAGACCGGCGGCGTCCTGGTGGGCGAGGAGATCGCCATCACCCTGAGCCTCGAGTTCCAGGAGGAGGCCGAGGCGAAGACGGCCTCGCGTTAG
- a CDS encoding DsrE/DsrF/DrsH-like family protein, with translation MADVITNAHQNLFEPQPTPVAEPTRKIAIICSKGTLDMAYPGLILANAARMSGIEATLFFTFWGMDIITKKKVDKLHVTPVGNPSMGMPTFLGGLPGMETMATRMMKKTIEELDIPPVSEMLEILGDAGAEMYACGLAAEMMKLTQDDLVPQVKGIISAMDFFDHAKGANIIFI, from the coding sequence ATGGCCGACGTCATCACCAACGCCCATCAGAACCTCTTCGAGCCGCAGCCCACCCCCGTGGCCGAGCCCACCCGCAAGATCGCCATCATCTGCTCGAAGGGCACCCTCGACATGGCCTACCCGGGCCTGATCCTGGCGAACGCCGCCCGGATGAGCGGCATCGAGGCCACCCTCTTCTTCACCTTCTGGGGGATGGACATCATCACCAAGAAGAAGGTGGACAAGCTCCACGTCACCCCGGTGGGCAACCCCTCGATGGGGATGCCGACCTTCCTCGGCGGCCTGCCGGGCATGGAGACCATGGCCACTCGCATGATGAAGAAGACCATCGAGGAGCTCGACATCCCGCCCGTGAGCGAGATGCTCGAGATCCTCGGTGACGCCGGCGCCGAGATGTACGCCTGCGGCCTGGCCGCCGAGATGATGAAGCTCACCCAGGACGACCTCGTCCCGCAGGTGAAGGGCATCATCTCCGCGATGGACTTCTTCGATCACGCCAAGGGCGCCAACATCATCTTCATCTAG